The following are from one region of the Nymphaea colorata isolate Beijing-Zhang1983 chromosome 7, ASM883128v2, whole genome shotgun sequence genome:
- the LOC116257278 gene encoding uncharacterized protein LOC116257278 has protein sequence MGGFGFFVATRVMEIVKKHDSGGLVWKRIKLTSTRKANAKKRLRRVWQNEAVLRACSEPPPEVYTPDIAKIVERNIKKS, from the exons atgggTGGGTTTGGTTTCTTCGTGGCGACGAGGGTGATGGAGATCGTGAAGAAGCACGACTCGGGAGGGCTAGTGTGGAAGAGGATCAAGCTCACCTCTACCCGCAAAGCTAACGCCAAGAAGAGGCTCCGCCGCGTCTggcag AATGAAGCAGTACTGAGGGCTTGTTCTGAACCTCCTCCCGAAGTATATACTCCAGATATTGCAAAAATCGTGGAAAGGAACATTAAGAAAtcttaa
- the LOC116258155 gene encoding NAC domain-containing protein 83-like has product MGSQGGCLKLPPGFRFHPTDEELVVQYLRRRVFSFPLPASVISDIDICKYDPWDLPGDGESDKYFFTRKEAKYPNGNRSNRTGASGYWKATGKDRAVHASRCNQVVGMKKSLVFYRGKAPKGFKTEWIMHEYRLTDAGAQPFSSLHRKSSSQIPMEDWVLCRIFLKRTSQRSHITRLQYVESPWDMARPRNPVVGRPTYIDFMMENQRNPDASETSSITEVSSSDACDSEEGICSSKPFSL; this is encoded by the exons ATGGGGAGCCAAGGCGGTTGCTTGAAGCTGCCCCCTGGTTTCAGATTCCATCCCACAGACGAGGAGCTGGTGGTTCAGTACCTCAGGCGCAGAGTGTTCTCCTTTCCGTTGCCTGCTTCCGTGATCTCTGACATAGACATATGCAAGTATGACCCCTGGGATTTGCCTG GTGATGGGGAGAGTGACAAGTACTTCTTCACCAGGAAGGAGGCAAAATACCCAAATGGGAACAGGTCTAACAGGACCGGTGCGTCTGGCTATTGGAAGGCAACTGGGAAGGACAGGGCGGTTCATGCGTCCAGGTGCAACCAAGTTGTTGGGATGAAGAAAAGTTTGGTTTTTTACAGGGGGAAGGCCCCCAAGGGATTCAAGACTGAGTGGATCATGCATGAGTACAGACTGACTGATGCTGGGGCACAACCTTTCTCGTCCCTGCACCGAAAGAGCTCGAGCCAA ATTCCGATGGAAGATTGGGTCCTTTGCCGCATATTTCTTAAAAGAACATCTCAAAGGAGTCATATAACAAGGCTGCAATATGTGGAGAGTCCCTGGGACATGGCAAGGCCAAGAAATCCAGTTGTGGGTAGGCCAACCTACATTGACTTCATGATGGAAAACCAGAGAAATCCTGATGCATCGGAAACCAGCAGCATCACAGAAGTTTCTTCTTCCGACGCATGTGATTCTGAGGAAGGCATCTGCAGCAGCAAGCCTTTTTCCCTGTGA